In Salvelinus namaycush isolate Seneca chromosome 20, SaNama_1.0, whole genome shotgun sequence, the following proteins share a genomic window:
- the cast gene encoding calpastatin isoform X13, with protein sequence MGQLLSWIRATRDNQALQDVAVEQQSQPRQYSPTSVAQVAVNPAQFESASAASTMATKPGAVSVTMGGATASGATAGGSPTTAGTTQRGTAKVAMPETALVSPAGATIIDIPTPGTKGSPKDTPKPAPMHPAKATPPTTGGGNIVGEATTPWKAEVPKLQESLKQTAKSVPTTSSKVDMAKKDPAQLVTAVAAPAAAAGNASLKGPQTKVQVEVVPPGAMAAKEELAVDPFDALADSLPSSESFAPAAHVYTGPEVIEHGLTSKKGVICGGKDCPLPPGYRFEDMAPVADVKPKDVPKPMSTDEALDSLSFGFTTSMAPIPQKQEKKVEDLGAIDALSAGFSNFAPPPPAPIKKSEEFKSAPVTKSPAPPVDKKAKVEKFADDFSLMSGLDSPLDTKPKTDESVPTTSSKVDMAKKDPAKLVTAVAAPAAAAGNASLKGPQTKKVEDFASVDALSAGFSNFAPPPPAPIKKSEEFKSAPVTKSPAPPVDKKAKVEKFADDFSLMSGLDSPLDTKPKTDESVPTTSIKVDMAKKDPAKLVTAVAAPAAAAGDASLKGPQTKVQVEVVPPGAMAAKEPAPMHPAKATPPTTGGGNIVGEATTPWKAEVPKLQESLKQTAKSVPTTSSKVDMAKKDPAQLVTAVAAPAAAAGNASLKGPQTKVQVEVVPPGAMAAKEELAVDPFDALADSLPSSESFAPAAHVYTGPEVIEHGLTSKKGVICGGKDCPLPPGYRFEDMAPVADVKPKDVPKPMSTDEALDSLSFGFTTSMAPIPQKQEKKVEDLGAIDALSAGFSNFAPPPPTPIKKSEEFKSAPVTKSPAPPVDKKAKVEKFADDFSLMSGLDSPLDTKPKTDESVPTTSSKVDMAKKDPAQLVTAVAAPAAAAGNASLKGPQTKVQVEVVPPGAMAAKEELAVDPFDALADSLPSSESFAPAAHVYTGPEVIEHGLTSKKGVICGGKDCPLPPGYRFEDMAPVADVKPKDVPKPMSTDEALDSLSFGFTTSMAPIPQKQEKKVEDLGAIDALSAGFSNFAPPPPTPIKKSEEFKSAPVTKSPAPPVDKKAKVEKFADDFSLMSGLDSPLDTKPKTDEGGSMSLDALSALGDSLPALEPAPEPPKIRHEDIVTEGKLTSKKGVFVGERDDTLPPKYRLTENKVKDLPPLKPEPSMDSGEALEILSGDFMSSCVAPAVQAPVLCPPAPPTQASDDFALDALAGDFVAPAVAPAVKSAVDRQLSRGTVDALDTLSDSLMDKTPIPEPAPVSVRDIVKEKKIMEEKLTKVGERDSSLPAEYRPTEKDRKAMAEAKVQADVRPKQPSMDDSEALDLLSRDLSFSAGPAAASVAVTTEQRQPRLEPMSAPVLDDLAGTLLPDTPEFKSKGDKPKSKSKSRSKSKKQREEDPSSIDHLSGQLSSDVVSASTNKGGKS encoded by the exons CCGGCACCCATGCACCCAGCCAAAGCTACACCTCCTACCACGGGAGGAGGCAATATTGTAGGGGAGGCGACAACTCCATGGAAAGCTGAAGTACCAAAGCTTCAAGAGTCTCTGAAACAGACAGCCAAG AGTGTGCCCACCACATCAAGCAAAGTTGACATGGCTAAAAAGGATCCTGCTCAGTTGGTTACGGCCGTTGCTGCACCAGCTGCCGCAGCTGGAAATGCCTCTCTGAAGGGGCCACAGACTAAG GTACAGGTGGAAGTAGTTCCCCCAGGAGCTATGGCAGCCAAAGAG GAGCTTGCTGTGGACCCGTTCGATGCCCTGGCTGATTCCTTACCCTCATCAGAGTCTTTCGCCCCTGCAGCCCATGTATACACCGGGCCAGAGGTGATAGAG CATGGATTGACCTCAAAGAAGGGCGTGATATGTGGGGGGAAAGACTGCCCACTGCCCCCAGGATACCGATTTGAAGACATG GCCCCAGTTGCAGATGTCAAGCCAAAAGATGTCCCG AAACCCATGAGCACAGATGAGGCTCTGGACTCCCTGTCCTTTGGGTTCACAACCTCTATGGCTCCCATCCCTCAGAAACAGGAGAAG AAAGTGGAAGACTTGGGTGCCATTGATGCCTTGTCTGCTGGCTTCTCAAACTTTGCTCCACCTCCACCTGCTCCCATCAAG AAATCTGAAGAGTTTAAGTCTGCGCCTGTGACCAAGTCTCCTGCTCCCCCCGTTGACAAGAAAGCTAAGGTGGAAAAG TTTGCTGATGACTTCTCTCTGATGTCAGGATTGGACTCCCCACTGGACACCAAGCCCAAGACAGATGAG AGTGTGCCCACCACATCAAGCAAAGTTGACATGGCTAAAAAGGATCCTGCTAAGTTGGTTACGGCCGTTGCTGCACCAGCTGCCGCAGCTGGAAATGCCTCTCTGAAGGGGCCACAGACTAAG AAAGTTGAGGATTTCGCTTCTGTTGATGCCTTGTCTGCTGGCTTTTCCAACTTTGCTCCACCTCCACCCGCTCCCATCAAG AAATCTGAAGAGTTTAAGTCTGCGCCTGTGACCAAGTCTCCTGCTCCCCCCGTTGACAAGAAAGCTAAGGTGGAAAAG TTTGCTGATGACTTCTCTCTGATGTCAGGATTGGACTCCCCACTGGACACCAAGCCCAAGACAGATGAG AGTGTGCCCACCACATCAATCAAAGTTGACATGGCTAAAAAGGATCCTGCTAAGTTGGTTACGGCTGTTGCTGCACCAGCTGCCGCGGCTGGAGATGCCTCTCTGAAGGGGCCACAGACTAAG GTACAGGTGGAAGTAGTTCCCCCAGGAGCTATGGCAGCCAAAGAG CCGGCACCCATGCACCCAGCCAAAGCTACACCTCCTACCACGGGAGGAGGCAATATTGTAGGGGAGGCGACAACTCCATGGAAAGCTGAAGTACCAAAGCTTCAAGAGTCTCTGAAACAGACAGCCAAG AGTGTGCCCACCACATCAAGCAAAGTTGACATGGCTAAAAAGGATCCTGCTCAGTTGGTTACGGCCGTTGCTGCACCAGCTGCCGCAGCTGGAAATGCCTCTCTGAAGGGGCCACAGACTAAG GTACAGGTGGAAGTAGTTCCCCCAGGAGCTATGGCAGCCAAAGAG GAGCTTGCTGTGGACCCGTTCGATGCCCTGGCTGATTCCTTACCCTCATCAGAGTCTTTCGCCCCTGCAGCCCATGTATACACCGGGCCAGAGGTGATAGAG CATGGATTGACCTCAAAGAAGGGAGTGATATGTGGGGGGAAAGACTGCCCACTGCCCCCAGGATACCGATTTGAAGACATG GCCCCAGTTGCAGATGTCAAGCCAAAAGATGTCCCG AAACCCATGAGCACAGATGAGGCTCTGGACTCCCTGTCCTTTGGGTTCACAACCTCTATGGCTCCCATCCCTCAGAAACAGGAGAAG AAAGTGGAAGACTTGGGTGCCATTGATGCCTTGTCTGCTGGCTTCTCAAACTTTGCTCCACCTCCACCCACTCCCATCAAG AAATCTGAAGAGTTTAAGTCTGCGCCTGTGACCAAGTCTCCTGCTCCCCCCGTTGACAAGAAAGCTAAGGTGGAAAAG TTTGCTGATGACTTCTCTCTGATGTCAGGATTGGACTCCCCACTGGACACCAAGCCCAAGACAGATGAG AGTGTGCCCACCACATCAAGCAAAGTTGACATGGCTAAAAAGGATCCTGCTCAGTTGGTTACGGCCGTTGCTGCACCAGCTGCCGCAGCTGGAAATGCCTCTCTGAAGGGGCCACAGACTAAG GTACAGGTGGAAGTAGTTCCCCCAGGAGCTATGGCAGCCAAAGAG GAGCTTGCTGTGGACCCGTTCGATGCCCTGGCTGATTCCTTACCCTCATCAGAGTCTTTCGCCCCTGCAGCCCATGTATACACCGGGCCAGAGGTGATAGAG CATGGATTGACCTCAAAGAAGGGAGTGATATGTGGGGGGAAAGACTGCCCACTGCCCCCAGGATACCGATTTGAAGACATG GCCCCAGTTGCAGATGTCAAGCCAAAAGATGTCCCG AAACCCATGAGCACAGATGAGGCTCTGGACTCCCTGTCCTTTGGGTTCACAACCTCTATGGCTCCCATCCCTCAGAAACAGGAGAAG AAAGTGGAAGACTTGGGTGCCATTGATGCCTTGTCTGCTGGCTTCTCAAACTTTGCTCCACCTCCACCCACTCCCATCAAG AAATCTGAAGAGTTTAAGTCTGCGCCTGTGACCAAGTCTCCTGCTCCCCCCGTTGACAAGAAAGCTAAGGTGGAAAAG TTTGCTGATGACTTCTCTCTGATGTCAGGATTGGACTCCCCACTGGACACCAAGCCCAAGACAGATGAG GGTGGCTCCATGTCCCTGGATGCTCTCAGTGCTCTGGGAGACTCTCTGCCTGCTCTAGAACCAGCACCTGAACCTCCCAAGATCAGACATGAGGACATAGTCACG GAGGGCAAACTCACATCGAAGAAGGGAGTGTTTGTGGGTGAGCGAGATGACACACTCCCACCAAAGTACAGGTTAACAGAAAACAAAGTCAAAGACCTGCCTCCTCTGAAGCCAGAG CCCTCCATGGACTCTGGTGAGGCTCTGGAGATCTTGTCAGGTGACTTCATGTCTTCCTGTGTGGCTCCAGCTGTCCAGGCTCCTGTCCTCTGCCCCCCAGCTCCTCCCACACAG GCCTCAGATGACTTTGCCTTGGATGCTCTGGCAGGGGACTTTGTAGCCCCAGCTGTTGCTCCTGCAGTCAAATCTGCTGTTGACCGCCAG CTATCTAGAGGGACAGTAGATGCTTTGGATACCTTGTCAGACTCCCTGATGGACAAGACTCCTATCCCAGAGCCTGCTCCTGTCTCAGTCAGAGACATCGTCAAG GAGAAAAAGATTATGGAGGAGAAGCTTACCAAAGTGGGGGAGAGGGATTCCAGCCTTCCAGCTGAATACCGGCCCACAGAGAAAGACCGAAAG GCAATGGCAGAGGCCAAAGTCCAGGCTGATGTTAGACCCAAGCAG CCATCGATGGATGACAGTGAGGCCCTTGACCTCTTGTCTAGAGACTTGTCTTTCTCAGCTGGTCCAGCTGCAGCCTCAGTAGCCGTGACAACAGAGCAGAGACAGCCCAGACTGGAG CCCATGTCTGCCCCTGTCCTGGATGACCTGGCAGGCACCCTGCTCCCAGACACCCCCGAGTTCAAATCCAAGGGAGACAAGCCAAAG AGCAAGAGCAAGTCAAGGTCAAAGTCAAAG AAACAAAGGGAGGAGGATCCGTCATCCATAGACCACCTGTCTGGACAGCTGAGTTCAGACGTAGTGTCAGCATCCACAAATAAGGGTGGCAAGAGCTAG
- the cast gene encoding calpastatin isoform X6, producing MGQLLSWIRATRDNQALQDVAVEQQSQPRQYSPTSVAQVAVNPAQFESASAASTMATKPGAVSVTMGGATASGATAGGSPTTAGTTQRGTAKVAMPETALVSPAGATIIDIPTPGTKGSPKDTPKPAPMHPAKATPPTTGGGNIVGEATTPWKAEVPKLQESLKQTAKSVPTTSSKVDMAKKDPAQLVTAVAAPAAAAGNASLKGPQTKVQVEVVPPGAMAAKEELAVDPFDALADSLPSSESFAPAAHVYTGPEVIEHGLTSKKGVICGGKDCPLPPGYRFEDMAPVADVKPKDVPKPMSTDEALDSLSFGFTTSMAPIPQKQEKKVEDLGAIDALSAGFSNFAPPPPAPIKKSEEFKSAPVTKSPAPPVDKKAKVEKFADDFSLMSGLDSPLDTKPKTDESVPTTSSKVDMAKKDPAKLVTAVAAPAAAAGNASLKGPQTKKVEDFASVDALSAGFSNFAPPPPAPIKKSEEFKSAPVTKSPAPPVDKKAKVEKFADDFSLMSGLDSPLDTKPKTDESVPTTSIKVDMAKKDPAKLVTAVAAPAAAAGDASLKGPQTKVQVEVVPPGAMAAKEPAPMHPAKATPPTTGGGNIVGEATTPWKAEVPKLQESLKQTAKVQVEVVPPGAMAAKEELAVDPFDALADSLPSSESFAPAAHVYTGPEVIEHGLTSKKGVICGGKDCPLPPGYRFEDMAPVADVKPKDVPKPMSTDEALDSLSFGFTTSMAPIPQKQEKKVEDLGAIDALSAGFSNFAPPPPTPIKKSEEFKSAPVTKSPAPPVDKKAKVEKFADDFSLMSGLDSPLDTKPKTDESVPTTSIKVDMAKKDPAKLVTAVAAPAAAAGDASLKGPQTKVQVEVVPPGAMAAKEPAPMHPAKATPPTTGGGNIVGEATTPWKAEVPKLQESLKQTAKSVPTTSSKVDMAKKDPAQLVTAVAAPAAAAGNASLKGPQTKVQVEVVPPGAMAAKEELAVDPFDALADSLPSSESFAPAAHVYTGPEVIEHGLTSKKGVICGGKDCPLPPGYRFEDMAPVADVKPKDVPKPMSTDEALDSLSFGFTTSMAPIPQKQEKKVEDLGAIDALSAGFSNFAPPPPTPIKKSEEFKSAPVTKSPAPPVDKKAKVEKFADDFSLMSGLDSPLDTKPKTDEGGSMSLDALSALGDSLPALEPAPEPPKIRHEDIVTEGKLTSKKGVFVGERDDTLPPKYRLTENKVKDLPPLKPEPSMDSGEALEILSGDFMSSCVAPAVQAPVLCPPAPPTQASDDFALDALAGDFVAPAVAPAVKSAVDRQLSRGTVDALDTLSDSLMDKTPIPEPAPVSVRDIVKEKKIMEEKLTKVGERDSSLPAEYRPTEKDRKAMAEAKVQADVRPKQPSMDDSEALDLLSRDLSFSAGPAAASVAVTTEQRQPRLEPMSAPVLDDLAGTLLPDTPEFKSKGDKPKSKSKSRSKSKKQREEDPSSIDHLSGQLSSDVVSASTNKGGKS from the exons CCGGCACCCATGCACCCAGCCAAAGCTACACCTCCTACCACGGGAGGAGGCAATATTGTAGGGGAGGCGACAACTCCATGGAAAGCTGAAGTACCAAAGCTTCAAGAGTCTCTGAAACAGACAGCCAAG AGTGTGCCCACCACATCAAGCAAAGTTGACATGGCTAAAAAGGATCCTGCTCAGTTGGTTACGGCCGTTGCTGCACCAGCTGCCGCAGCTGGAAATGCCTCTCTGAAGGGGCCACAGACTAAG GTACAGGTGGAAGTAGTTCCCCCAGGAGCTATGGCAGCCAAAGAG GAGCTTGCTGTGGACCCGTTCGATGCCCTGGCTGATTCCTTACCCTCATCAGAGTCTTTCGCCCCTGCAGCCCATGTATACACCGGGCCAGAGGTGATAGAG CATGGATTGACCTCAAAGAAGGGCGTGATATGTGGGGGGAAAGACTGCCCACTGCCCCCAGGATACCGATTTGAAGACATG GCCCCAGTTGCAGATGTCAAGCCAAAAGATGTCCCG AAACCCATGAGCACAGATGAGGCTCTGGACTCCCTGTCCTTTGGGTTCACAACCTCTATGGCTCCCATCCCTCAGAAACAGGAGAAG AAAGTGGAAGACTTGGGTGCCATTGATGCCTTGTCTGCTGGCTTCTCAAACTTTGCTCCACCTCCACCTGCTCCCATCAAG AAATCTGAAGAGTTTAAGTCTGCGCCTGTGACCAAGTCTCCTGCTCCCCCCGTTGACAAGAAAGCTAAGGTGGAAAAG TTTGCTGATGACTTCTCTCTGATGTCAGGATTGGACTCCCCACTGGACACCAAGCCCAAGACAGATGAG AGTGTGCCCACCACATCAAGCAAAGTTGACATGGCTAAAAAGGATCCTGCTAAGTTGGTTACGGCCGTTGCTGCACCAGCTGCCGCAGCTGGAAATGCCTCTCTGAAGGGGCCACAGACTAAG AAAGTTGAGGATTTCGCTTCTGTTGATGCCTTGTCTGCTGGCTTTTCCAACTTTGCTCCACCTCCACCCGCTCCCATCAAG AAATCTGAAGAGTTTAAGTCTGCGCCTGTGACCAAGTCTCCTGCTCCCCCCGTTGACAAGAAAGCTAAGGTGGAAAAG TTTGCTGATGACTTCTCTCTGATGTCAGGATTGGACTCCCCACTGGACACCAAGCCCAAGACAGATGAG AGTGTGCCCACCACATCAATCAAAGTTGACATGGCTAAAAAGGATCCTGCTAAGTTGGTTACGGCTGTTGCTGCACCAGCTGCCGCGGCTGGAGATGCCTCTCTGAAGGGGCCACAGACTAAG GTACAGGTGGAAGTAGTTCCCCCAGGAGCTATGGCAGCCAAAGAG CCGGCACCCATGCACCCAGCCAAAGCTACACCTCCTACCACGGGAGGAGGCAATATTGTAGGGGAGGCGACAACTCCATGGAAAGCTGAAGTACCAAAGCTTCAAGAGTCTCTGAAACAGACAGCCAAG GTACAGGTGGAAGTAGTTCCCCCAGGAGCTATGGCAGCCAAAGAG GAGCTTGCTGTGGACCCGTTCGATGCCCTGGCTGATTCCTTACCCTCATCAGAGTCTTTCGCCCCTGCAGCCCATGTATACACCGGGCCAGAGGTGATAGAG CATGGATTGACCTCAAAGAAGGGAGTGATATGTGGGGGGAAAGACTGCCCACTGCCCCCAGGATACCGATTTGAAGACATG GCCCCAGTTGCAGATGTCAAGCCAAAAGATGTCCCG AAACCCATGAGCACAGATGAGGCTCTGGACTCCCTGTCCTTTGGGTTCACAACCTCTATGGCTCCCATCCCTCAGAAACAGGAGAAG AAAGTGGAAGACTTGGGTGCCATTGATGCCTTGTCTGCTGGCTTCTCAAACTTTGCTCCACCTCCACCCACTCCCATCAAG AAATCTGAAGAGTTTAAGTCTGCGCCTGTGACCAAGTCTCCTGCTCCCCCCGTTGACAAGAAAGCTAAGGTGGAAAAG TTTGCTGATGACTTCTCTCTGATGTCAGGATTGGACTCCCCACTGGACACCAAGCCCAAGACAGATGAG AGTGTGCCCACCACATCAATCAAAGTTGACATGGCTAAAAAGGATCCTGCTAAGTTGGTTACGGCTGTTGCTGCACCAGCTGCCGCGGCTGGAGATGCCTCTCTGAAGGGGCCACAGACTAAG GTACAGGTGGAAGTAGTTCCCCCAGGAGCTATGGCAGCCAAAGAG CCGGCACCCATGCACCCAGCCAAAGCTACACCTCCTACCACGGGAGGAGGCAATATTGTAGGGGAGGCGACAACTCCATGGAAAGCTGAAGTACCAAAGCTTCAAGAGTCTCTGAAACAGACAGCCAAG AGTGTGCCCACCACATCAAGCAAAGTTGACATGGCTAAAAAGGATCCTGCTCAGTTGGTTACGGCCGTTGCTGCACCAGCTGCCGCAGCTGGAAATGCCTCTCTGAAGGGGCCACAGACTAAG GTACAGGTGGAAGTAGTTCCCCCAGGAGCTATGGCAGCCAAAGAG GAGCTTGCTGTGGACCCGTTCGATGCCCTGGCTGATTCCTTACCCTCATCAGAGTCTTTCGCCCCTGCAGCCCATGTATACACCGGGCCAGAGGTGATAGAG CATGGATTGACCTCAAAGAAGGGAGTGATATGTGGGGGGAAAGACTGCCCACTGCCCCCAGGATACCGATTTGAAGACATG GCCCCAGTTGCAGATGTCAAGCCAAAAGATGTCCCG AAACCCATGAGCACAGATGAGGCTCTGGACTCCCTGTCCTTTGGGTTCACAACCTCTATGGCTCCCATCCCTCAGAAACAGGAGAAG AAAGTGGAAGACTTGGGTGCCATTGATGCCTTGTCTGCTGGCTTCTCAAACTTTGCTCCACCTCCACCCACTCCCATCAAG AAATCTGAAGAGTTTAAGTCTGCGCCTGTGACCAAGTCTCCTGCTCCCCCCGTTGACAAGAAAGCTAAGGTGGAAAAG TTTGCTGATGACTTCTCTCTGATGTCAGGATTGGACTCCCCACTGGACACCAAGCCCAAGACAGATGAG GGTGGCTCCATGTCCCTGGATGCTCTCAGTGCTCTGGGAGACTCTCTGCCTGCTCTAGAACCAGCACCTGAACCTCCCAAGATCAGACATGAGGACATAGTCACG GAGGGCAAACTCACATCGAAGAAGGGAGTGTTTGTGGGTGAGCGAGATGACACACTCCCACCAAAGTACAGGTTAACAGAAAACAAAGTCAAAGACCTGCCTCCTCTGAAGCCAGAG CCCTCCATGGACTCTGGTGAGGCTCTGGAGATCTTGTCAGGTGACTTCATGTCTTCCTGTGTGGCTCCAGCTGTCCAGGCTCCTGTCCTCTGCCCCCCAGCTCCTCCCACACAG GCCTCAGATGACTTTGCCTTGGATGCTCTGGCAGGGGACTTTGTAGCCCCAGCTGTTGCTCCTGCAGTCAAATCTGCTGTTGACCGCCAG CTATCTAGAGGGACAGTAGATGCTTTGGATACCTTGTCAGACTCCCTGATGGACAAGACTCCTATCCCAGAGCCTGCTCCTGTCTCAGTCAGAGACATCGTCAAG GAGAAAAAGATTATGGAGGAGAAGCTTACCAAAGTGGGGGAGAGGGATTCCAGCCTTCCAGCTGAATACCGGCCCACAGAGAAAGACCGAAAG GCAATGGCAGAGGCCAAAGTCCAGGCTGATGTTAGACCCAAGCAG CCATCGATGGATGACAGTGAGGCCCTTGACCTCTTGTCTAGAGACTTGTCTTTCTCAGCTGGTCCAGCTGCAGCCTCAGTAGCCGTGACAACAGAGCAGAGACAGCCCAGACTGGAG CCCATGTCTGCCCCTGTCCTGGATGACCTGGCAGGCACCCTGCTCCCAGACACCCCCGAGTTCAAATCCAAGGGAGACAAGCCAAAG AGCAAGAGCAAGTCAAGGTCAAAGTCAAAG AAACAAAGGGAGGAGGATCCGTCATCCATAGACCACCTGTCTGGACAGCTGAGTTCAGACGTAGTGTCAGCATCCACAAATAAGGGTGGCAAGAGCTAG